One genomic window of Cupriavidus oxalaticus includes the following:
- a CDS encoding glycosyltransferase, with translation MRILLLTTGLRLGGAERQVADLARQFVAFGHDVAVVSLTLAQEVVLPSAVTLHRLDLHKDPLRFLFTLQSVRKWVGRWQPDIVHAHMFHANIFARLLRPRRAGGARIPVLCTAHSSREGGRLRMLAYRLTDGLCEATTHVSAEGMQYMLDVGATKAGRISVMPNGIDTDQFRRDPHARVQTRQALGIGPDAKLVLNVGRLVREKDQGRLIEAFRQLADDPETGAGICLLIAGDGPLKAALIQHAAALGLSRAVRLLGPCDNVPALMNAADLFVLSSMREGLPLVVAEALACETPVLATDVSGVRALLAASGSIVPAGDTDALAHGMRAALLGRQDVAAGRAHAVAAYSLASVAQRWIDLYRELVLRRRAALAHASGKGDHA, from the coding sequence ATGCGCATCCTGCTGCTGACGACAGGACTTCGGCTTGGCGGCGCCGAGCGCCAGGTCGCGGACCTCGCACGCCAGTTCGTTGCCTTCGGGCATGATGTGGCGGTGGTCAGCCTGACACTTGCTCAAGAAGTAGTGTTGCCCTCGGCGGTGACGCTGCATCGCCTGGACCTGCACAAGGATCCGCTGCGATTCCTTTTCACCTTGCAGTCCGTGCGCAAGTGGGTGGGGCGCTGGCAACCGGACATCGTCCATGCGCACATGTTCCACGCCAATATCTTCGCCCGACTGCTGCGGCCGCGGCGGGCCGGCGGCGCGCGCATCCCTGTCCTCTGCACCGCGCACAGCTCACGCGAAGGGGGCAGGCTGCGCATGCTGGCGTATCGGCTGACCGATGGCTTGTGCGAAGCGACAACCCATGTCAGCGCGGAGGGCATGCAGTACATGCTGGACGTCGGCGCCACGAAGGCCGGGCGGATCAGCGTGATGCCAAATGGCATCGATACGGACCAGTTCCGCCGCGACCCGCACGCGCGCGTGCAGACGCGACAGGCACTGGGAATCGGCCCCGATGCCAAGCTCGTGCTCAATGTCGGCCGGCTGGTTCGCGAGAAAGATCAGGGCCGCCTGATCGAAGCTTTCCGCCAACTGGCGGACGATCCGGAGACCGGCGCAGGCATTTGCTTGCTGATTGCCGGCGATGGCCCCCTGAAGGCAGCGCTGATACAGCATGCAGCTGCGCTCGGGCTCTCCCGCGCCGTGCGGCTGCTCGGCCCCTGCGACAACGTTCCGGCGCTGATGAACGCCGCCGACCTGTTCGTACTGTCCTCCATGCGAGAAGGCCTGCCCCTCGTGGTAGCCGAGGCGCTCGCCTGCGAGACGCCGGTGTTGGCCACCGACGTATCAGGCGTCCGCGCGCTGCTGGCGGCGTCGGGCAGCATCGTGCCGGCAGGCGACACCGATGCACTTGCGCACGGCATGCGTGCAGCCCTGCTGGGCCGGCAGGATGTCGCGGCAGGCCGCGCCCACGCCGTTGCCGCATACAGCCTGGCCAGTGTCGCCCAGCGCTGGATCGACCTGTATCGGGAGCTTGTGCTGCGCCGGCGAGCCGCCCTGGCCCACGCCTCCGGCAAGGGCGATCATGCGTAG
- a CDS encoding lipopolysaccharide biosynthesis protein has translation MRRQIARNVVWLLAERGVQVSASIGTIAMIARSIGPEGFAHFQYAQTLVLLASSIALICGAEVVVPRLVANTSTAARHQLLVHAYAVREGAAITAYVLMLAAIWISGQDEITRHVAMILGISILLREPFGVVNAWMQARTDNRAGVIFSLTALTTRLGIVGLLFLTQVNTVHEYAWAFAAESVILALLLASYYLKASPPLRIAPDFTLISQLFRDGAIFWVGFMLMMSARRVDQLLLKPQVPLPDLAAYAACMQVLDNFVLLATIVANTLAPLMIYAQPTFERLRANLVRITLGMAAIGTVGGTLIAVVAPWIVHLLYGSEFGTAVGLLRTAALASGLVFADVALSLLVVHLRKPGWLAIKWLIVVITIALVDWIMIPRHGTYGAVVGYIAGNSVALLVGAAMLVMSGRLMPEEISP, from the coding sequence ATGCGTAGGCAGATCGCTCGCAACGTCGTCTGGCTGCTCGCCGAACGCGGCGTCCAGGTCAGCGCAAGCATCGGCACCATTGCCATGATCGCGCGGAGCATTGGCCCCGAAGGCTTTGCCCATTTTCAGTATGCGCAAACGCTGGTTCTGTTAGCTTCGTCCATTGCGCTGATCTGCGGGGCCGAGGTAGTGGTACCGCGGCTCGTAGCCAATACGTCGACCGCGGCCCGGCACCAACTCCTTGTGCACGCATATGCCGTCAGGGAAGGCGCCGCGATCACCGCCTATGTGCTGATGCTGGCGGCCATCTGGATCAGCGGACAGGATGAAATCACGCGCCACGTGGCGATGATTCTTGGAATTTCGATCCTACTGCGCGAACCGTTCGGGGTTGTCAACGCCTGGATGCAGGCCCGGACCGATAATCGGGCTGGCGTGATTTTCAGCCTTACCGCTCTCACGACCAGGCTCGGCATTGTCGGCCTGCTATTTCTTACGCAGGTCAATACCGTCCATGAGTATGCTTGGGCTTTCGCCGCGGAATCCGTCATTCTCGCGTTGCTGCTAGCCAGCTACTATCTCAAGGCCAGCCCGCCCCTGCGTATCGCACCGGATTTCACCCTCATCTCGCAACTATTCCGCGATGGAGCGATTTTCTGGGTCGGGTTCATGCTAATGATGAGCGCGCGCCGGGTTGACCAGCTCTTGCTCAAGCCCCAGGTGCCACTCCCGGACCTGGCCGCCTACGCTGCCTGCATGCAGGTCCTGGACAATTTTGTGTTGCTGGCAACGATCGTGGCCAATACGCTGGCGCCGCTGATGATATACGCGCAACCGACCTTCGAACGCTTGCGCGCGAATCTCGTCCGCATCACGCTTGGCATGGCTGCAATCGGCACCGTTGGCGGTACGCTGATTGCCGTCGTCGCCCCGTGGATCGTTCACTTGCTGTACGGTAGCGAGTTCGGCACCGCGGTCGGCCTGTTGCGCACGGCGGCGCTGGCGTCGGGGCTGGTTTTTGCCGATGTTGCGCTTTCATTGCTTGTCGTGCATCTGCGCAAGCCGGGTTGGCTGGCCATCAAATGGCTGATTGTAGTCATCACGATTGCGCTGGTCGACTGGATCATGATTCCCAGACATGGCACCTATGGTGCTGTGGTGGGCTATATCGCCGGCAACTCGGTTGCGCTACTTGTCGGCGCCGCCATGCTGGTTATGTCTGGCAGGCTCATGCCTGAAGAGATTTCGCCATGA
- a CDS encoding glycosyltransferase family 4 protein yields MPDYIHESLELVQTPSRADGAYLPTDAALQAKHVAFVANSSWSIWQYRLGVIRTLLGQGAHVSVIAPADRATDSLIALGCDFYPLRLEAKSTNPLNDWHCFSQLLRLYGKLRPDCVFHYTIKPNIYGGLAAWLRRVPCIAVITGLGFAFINDNPVARIARSLYRISLHAPRQVWFLNTDDAREFASRRLVNVERSAILPGEGIDAGYYAPRQNQVSGSTRPFRFLLIARMLWDKGIGEYVEAARKIKRQAPDIVFQLLGPADVQNPRAISRAQLLEWEKEGVIEYLGTAPDVRPAIGQADCVVLPSYREGMPRTLLEAAAMEKPIVATDVPGCRDIVRDGITGRLCKPRSAGALQDAMLDIARMPRATLKTMGQSARHDAIQRFGERRVIEIYLKTLRNLCRDSN; encoded by the coding sequence ATGCCTGATTACATCCACGAATCCCTGGAGCTAGTCCAGACCCCCTCCCGCGCCGATGGGGCGTACTTGCCCACCGATGCTGCTTTGCAAGCTAAACACGTTGCATTTGTGGCGAATTCGAGCTGGTCAATCTGGCAATATCGGCTCGGCGTCATTCGGACGCTGCTCGGCCAGGGTGCCCACGTCTCAGTCATTGCGCCCGCCGACCGGGCCACGGATAGCCTGATTGCCCTTGGATGCGACTTCTATCCGCTTCGGCTGGAGGCCAAGAGCACCAACCCCCTGAACGACTGGCATTGTTTCAGCCAGTTGCTGCGCCTCTATGGAAAACTGCGTCCCGATTGCGTCTTCCATTACACGATCAAGCCGAATATCTATGGCGGGCTGGCAGCTTGGCTTCGGCGCGTACCGTGCATTGCGGTGATTACCGGCCTTGGTTTTGCCTTCATCAACGACAATCCAGTGGCACGCATCGCCAGGAGTCTCTATCGGATTTCCCTGCATGCTCCGCGGCAAGTCTGGTTTCTAAATACCGACGATGCGCGTGAATTTGCCTCCCGCCGTCTGGTGAACGTTGAGCGCAGCGCAATCCTGCCCGGTGAAGGTATCGACGCAGGTTATTACGCCCCAAGGCAAAACCAAGTTTCAGGGTCAACCAGGCCGTTTCGATTCCTGCTGATTGCGCGCATGCTTTGGGACAAGGGCATTGGCGAGTATGTCGAAGCGGCCCGGAAAATCAAACGCCAGGCACCGGACATTGTGTTTCAGCTTCTTGGACCCGCTGACGTGCAGAATCCACGCGCTATCTCCCGCGCCCAGCTTCTTGAATGGGAGAAAGAGGGAGTCATCGAATATCTCGGCACTGCGCCCGACGTACGGCCGGCCATCGGCCAAGCCGACTGTGTCGTGCTGCCCTCGTACCGTGAAGGGATGCCTCGTACCCTGCTGGAAGCCGCCGCGATGGAAAAACCCATTGTTGCCACCGATGTGCCCGGCTGCCGGGACATTGTCCGCGATGGCATCACGGGGCGTCTATGCAAACCACGCAGCGCGGGCGCACTGCAGGATGCCATGCTGGATATCGCCAGGATGCCGCGGGCAACACTTAAGACAATGGGGCAATCTGCCCGCCATGATGCAATCCAGCGTTTCGGGGAGAGGCGCGTGATCGAGATCTATTTGAAAACTCTGCGCAACCTTTGCCGGGACTCGAATTAA
- a CDS encoding glycosyltransferase family 4 protein yields the protein MRVLQVFKTYYPDSFGGVEQVIRQIATSSAAYGVTCKVFAPSPAAADVRTVQEDGVDVIQVPCTIEIASTPFAIRALGPFREAAAWADVIHYHFPWPFGDLLHLLGQPRKPAVVTYHSDIVRQKALLQLYKPLQRKFLDSMRAIVATSPNYAETSETLQRHKDKVSVIPIGVNESAYPRPDPARVAAWRDRVGEGFFLFIGVIRYYKGLHILLDALGPAVASTTRNVRVVIVGSGPVENDLRRQALALKLDNVEFLGAVSEEDKMALLQLCLAVVFPSHLRSEAYGITLVEGAMSGKPLISAELGTGSSFVNIDGRTGLVVPPRDPQALRQAMDRLVSHPEEVARMGREARVRFEAVFTADRMTSAYADLYQRVCDKAQCSHVAGASTMVEAHVPRD from the coding sequence ATGCGGGTACTTCAGGTCTTCAAGACGTATTATCCGGATTCCTTTGGGGGCGTCGAGCAAGTGATCCGCCAGATCGCAACATCGAGCGCGGCATACGGCGTCACATGCAAGGTATTTGCGCCGAGTCCTGCTGCAGCGGATGTGCGCACCGTGCAAGAAGATGGGGTCGATGTCATCCAGGTGCCTTGTACGATCGAAATTGCGTCGACGCCATTCGCCATTCGGGCGCTCGGCCCTTTCCGCGAGGCGGCAGCATGGGCGGATGTGATTCACTACCATTTTCCGTGGCCATTCGGCGACCTGTTACATTTGCTCGGGCAACCACGAAAGCCGGCGGTGGTCACATACCATTCCGATATCGTCCGTCAGAAAGCCTTGCTGCAGTTGTACAAACCACTGCAGCGGAAATTTCTGGACAGCATGCGGGCAATTGTGGCGACGTCCCCAAACTACGCCGAGACCAGCGAGACGCTGCAAAGGCACAAGGACAAGGTATCGGTCATTCCGATCGGCGTGAATGAGTCTGCTTATCCCCGGCCCGACCCGGCCCGGGTGGCTGCCTGGCGTGACCGGGTTGGCGAGGGCTTTTTTCTTTTCATCGGTGTGATCCGGTACTACAAGGGACTGCACATTCTGCTGGATGCACTGGGCCCCGCAGTCGCGTCGACCACCCGGAATGTGCGTGTGGTCATTGTCGGGTCGGGCCCGGTTGAGAACGATTTGCGCCGCCAGGCGTTGGCGCTGAAGCTGGATAACGTGGAGTTTCTCGGCGCCGTCTCCGAAGAAGACAAGATGGCGCTGCTGCAGCTATGCCTTGCAGTCGTGTTTCCATCCCACTTGCGCTCGGAGGCCTACGGGATTACGTTGGTCGAGGGCGCCATGTCCGGCAAACCGCTGATCTCGGCAGAGCTCGGTACGGGTAGCAGTTTCGTCAACATTGACGGGCGCACGGGACTTGTCGTTCCGCCGCGAGATCCACAGGCGTTGCGCCAGGCGATGGACAGGCTCGTCAGCCACCCTGAAGAGGTGGCGCGCATGGGGCGTGAAGCGCGTGTACGCTTCGAGGCAGTCTTCACGGCAGACCGCATGACGTCCGCCTATGCCGATCTCTACCAGCGGGTTTGCGACAAGGCCCAGTGCTCGCACGTTGCCGGTGCCAGTACCATGGTGGAAGCGCATGTGCCGCGGGACTGA
- a CDS encoding glycosyltransferase family 4 protein, with protein MNPLRVGISTSVLEPVRNGGHLDGIGVYTAALRHNLAQVGVAVRGYSFPIFANRARMFEGDALPRSFPMQMLVASFGVPAPVGERIDVFHCTDYKAVRMPCPVVTTLHDAIPLKHPEWTGGRFRALKSLILRRSASYADHVIALSYAAIPDLVEYFGVNERRISVVPCGVDAGWFHSPSHADVEKELSLRGLRRGYFLYVGTLQPRKNVVGILNAYEALPEAIRRERQLVIVGRAGWHCEEEVSRLNAARDAGDGIVWLDGVRGAASLRRIYAGAGVFVFPSLYEGYGIPVLEAFASGLPVVTSNISSLPEVAGEAALKVDPKDPAAIADAMQRFAESETLCTDFVELGRNRAKALSWENTARMTAEVYRRVAS; from the coding sequence ATGAACCCGTTGCGAGTCGGAATCAGCACTTCGGTGCTGGAACCAGTTCGCAATGGCGGCCACCTTGACGGCATTGGCGTCTATACGGCCGCCTTGCGACACAATCTGGCGCAGGTAGGGGTTGCCGTTCGCGGGTATTCCTTCCCCATCTTTGCAAACCGCGCGCGTATGTTCGAAGGGGACGCTTTGCCCCGATCGTTCCCTATGCAAATGTTGGTTGCCAGTTTTGGGGTACCAGCGCCCGTCGGGGAGCGGATAGATGTCTTCCATTGCACCGACTACAAGGCAGTACGCATGCCCTGTCCGGTTGTGACAACACTTCACGACGCCATCCCCCTAAAGCATCCTGAATGGACCGGCGGCCGGTTCCGTGCGTTGAAAAGCCTTATCTTGCGGCGCTCGGCAAGCTATGCTGATCATGTGATTGCGTTGTCATATGCGGCAATTCCGGACTTGGTCGAGTACTTCGGGGTGAACGAGCGACGTATTTCGGTGGTTCCGTGTGGCGTGGATGCCGGCTGGTTCCATTCACCGTCACACGCCGACGTAGAAAAGGAACTCTCCTTGCGCGGCTTGCGCCGGGGCTACTTCCTGTATGTCGGGACGCTGCAGCCGCGCAAGAATGTCGTGGGTATCTTGAATGCTTACGAAGCGCTGCCCGAAGCGATCCGACGCGAACGGCAGCTCGTCATCGTCGGCCGTGCCGGCTGGCACTGCGAGGAAGAGGTGAGTCGCCTGAATGCGGCTCGCGACGCGGGCGACGGTATCGTCTGGCTCGATGGCGTGAGGGGAGCGGCATCGTTACGACGCATTTATGCCGGCGCCGGAGTGTTTGTTTTCCCTTCTCTGTATGAGGGATATGGCATTCCGGTTCTGGAAGCATTTGCGAGCGGTTTGCCGGTGGTAACGTCGAATATTTCGTCGCTGCCCGAGGTGGCGGGCGAAGCAGCCCTGAAGGTCGACCCCAAGGATCCGGCGGCCATCGCGGATGCCATGCAGCGCTTCGCTGAAAGCGAAACCCTGTGCACGGATTTCGTCGAGCTCGGGCGTAATCGAGCGAAAGCCTTGTCCTGGGAGAATACGGCCCGCATGACTGCCGAGGTATATCGGCGGGTAGCCAGTTAA
- a CDS encoding GDP-mannose 4,6-dehydratase translates to MDSRSNSAGRVLVTGSRGFTGRYVCEELAAAGYDVIPTAMTSSPDSIVLDIASPEACRDVIEAHQPDYIVHLAAISFVAHAQTEAFYRVNAIGTSNLLQACHDVGHIPKKILVASSANVYGNTAGGELFEDQRIQPVNHYGASKAAMEYMAATWFDKLPLIITRPFNYTGRGQALQFLVPKIVDHFRQRQPRIELGNLDVMRDFSDVRTVAHAYRALLEGSATAEVVHICSGVPYALRDVVSTLEKLAGYEIEITVNPAFVRANEVKVLVGSPEKLSRLVPGLVRPTFEETLRWMYEE, encoded by the coding sequence TTGGATTCTCGTTCTAATAGCGCGGGGCGCGTGCTTGTGACCGGTAGCCGAGGCTTTACCGGTCGCTATGTTTGCGAGGAACTGGCCGCAGCCGGGTATGACGTCATCCCTACCGCCATGACGTCTTCGCCGGATAGCATTGTCCTTGACATTGCATCGCCTGAGGCATGCCGTGATGTCATTGAAGCGCACCAGCCTGACTATATCGTTCACCTCGCTGCGATCAGTTTTGTCGCGCATGCGCAAACCGAGGCGTTCTATCGTGTCAACGCTATTGGAACCAGCAATCTGCTGCAGGCGTGCCACGATGTAGGGCATATCCCCAAGAAGATACTGGTGGCGAGTAGCGCCAATGTTTATGGCAATACCGCTGGCGGCGAGTTATTCGAGGACCAGCGAATCCAACCGGTGAATCACTATGGGGCCAGCAAGGCGGCCATGGAATACATGGCGGCGACATGGTTCGACAAGTTGCCACTGATCATTACGCGTCCGTTCAACTACACCGGGCGCGGCCAAGCTTTGCAGTTCCTCGTGCCGAAGATTGTTGACCATTTCCGCCAACGTCAGCCGCGTATCGAACTCGGGAACCTGGACGTCATGCGCGACTTTTCCGACGTCAGGACAGTCGCGCACGCGTATCGTGCGCTGCTGGAGGGCTCCGCGACGGCTGAGGTCGTGCATATTTGCAGCGGCGTGCCGTACGCTTTGCGCGACGTAGTCAGTACGCTGGAAAAGCTTGCAGGCTATGAGATTGAGATTACCGTGAATCCGGCCTTCGTCCGAGCGAACGAAGTGAAGGTACTCGTCGGTTCGCCCGAGAAGTTGAGTCGGCTCGTTCCAGGACTGGTCCGCCCGACCTTCGAAGAAACGCTGCGCTGGATGTACGAAGAATGA
- the gmd gene encoding GDP-mannose 4,6-dehydratase encodes MSKTAIVTGITGQDGAYLSQLLLEKGYTVYGTYRRTSSVNFWRMDELGVTGHERLHLVEFDLTDLSGCIRLLQKSEATEIYNLAAQSFVGVSFEQPVTTAEITGVGALNLLEAIRIVNPRIRFYQASTSEMFGKVQAIPQTESTPFYPRSPYGVAKLYAHWITVNYRESYDIFGSSGILFNHESPLRGREFVTRKITDSAAKIKLGKLDVLELGNMDAKRDWGFAKEYVEGMWRMLQADEPDTFVLATNRTETVRDFVTMAFKAIDVSLEWKGQGENETGVDASTGKTVVRVNAKFYRPAEVDLLIGDPSHAKAKLGWQPNTTLEQLCEMMVAADVRRNEIGFSF; translated from the coding sequence ATGAGCAAAACGGCCATTGTTACGGGGATTACCGGCCAGGATGGCGCCTACCTGAGCCAACTGCTGCTGGAAAAAGGCTATACCGTCTACGGCACCTATCGTCGCACGAGTTCTGTCAACTTCTGGCGCATGGACGAGCTAGGTGTTACGGGCCATGAAAGGCTGCATCTGGTCGAGTTTGATCTGACCGATCTCAGCGGCTGCATTCGCCTGCTACAAAAAAGCGAGGCCACGGAGATTTATAATCTGGCCGCGCAGAGCTTTGTCGGCGTGTCGTTCGAGCAGCCAGTCACGACGGCCGAGATCACCGGCGTTGGTGCTCTGAACCTGCTTGAGGCAATCCGTATCGTCAACCCTCGGATCCGCTTCTATCAGGCCTCCACTTCAGAGATGTTCGGCAAGGTCCAGGCGATTCCGCAAACGGAATCCACGCCTTTCTATCCGCGTAGCCCCTATGGTGTGGCTAAGCTCTACGCTCACTGGATCACGGTCAATTACCGCGAGTCGTACGACATCTTTGGTAGCAGCGGTATTCTTTTCAACCATGAATCTCCGCTGCGGGGGCGCGAGTTCGTGACCCGCAAGATCACGGATTCCGCCGCCAAGATCAAGCTTGGAAAGCTGGACGTGCTCGAACTGGGCAACATGGATGCGAAGCGCGATTGGGGCTTTGCCAAGGAATATGTGGAAGGCATGTGGCGCATGCTCCAGGCCGACGAGCCGGATACCTTCGTGCTGGCTACGAATCGTACCGAGACGGTTCGCGACTTCGTGACCATGGCATTCAAGGCCATTGATGTCAGCCTGGAATGGAAGGGCCAGGGTGAGAATGAAACGGGCGTGGACGCCAGCACTGGCAAGACCGTTGTGCGCGTCAATGCGAAGTTCTATCGCCCGGCGGAGGTGGACCTGCTGATCGGTGACCCGTCGCATGCGAAGGCAAAGCTTGGCTGGCAACCCAATACGACCCTCGAGCAGTTGTGCGAGATGATGGTAGCGGCGGACGTGCGGAGAAACGAGATTGGATTCTCGTTCTAA